Proteins found in one Micropterus dolomieu isolate WLL.071019.BEF.003 ecotype Adirondacks linkage group LG10, ASM2129224v1, whole genome shotgun sequence genomic segment:
- the katnbl1 gene encoding KATNB1-like protein 1 isoform X1 produces MKQVDIINKEELDKERFQVHYGVHSPGKGKRLSSVKRKGYPAVEVGLKLHRKTSDVDRDRVRGMANKENELTCSDDVRGMHYNDNCGLPVNSAEASKMAGASSKYGDFTELSKDHEAMTRVLFGRNLRLKVAQTLWRRNASELVAYLIRIQDTGVLLDCLPVLTNNLQTEAPCLSLGCCVDLMPQVRVILASKYEEHITVGLHWVQSVIRKWWPELSKNEKRLRDSHSEDRNIEVMKQRLKDLWKEGARLCLVPGSTGEVAKNPTTKEPMYCISCHRGLSITAALTVVNVAL; encoded by the exons ATGAAGCAG GTGGATATTATAAATAAGGAAGAATTAGATAAAGAAAG ATTTCAAGTCCATTACGGAGTACACAGCCCAGGCAAAGGGAAGCGATTGTCATCTGTCAAGAGGAAGGGTTATCCAGCGGTGGAGGTGGGCTTAAAGCTGCACCGCAAAACATCAGATGTAGACCGTGACCGTGTCCGCGGCATGGCCAACAAAGAAAATGAGCTGACGTGCTCCGATGATGTGCGGGGCATGCACTACAATGACAACTGCGGGCTCCCTGTGAACTCTGCGGAGGCCTCCAAGATGGCAGGGGCCAGCTCCAAGTACGGTGACTTTACTGAG CTGTCAAAGGACCATGAAGCTATGACTCGCGTACTCTTTGGAAGGAATCTGCGACTAAAAGTAGCCCAAACACTATGGCGAAGAAACGCCAGTGAATTAGTGGCCTACCTAATAAG AATTCAAGACACAGGGGTGCTGCTTGACTGCTTACCTGTCTTAACAAACAA CCTTCAAACTGAAGCACCATGTTTGTCACTTGGCTGCTGTGTTGACCTCATGCCCCAAGTGAGAGTGATTCTTGCCAGTAAATATGAAGA acaCATAACGGTGGGTTTACACTGGGTTCAATCCGTCATCAGGAAGTGGTGGCCAGAACTTTCTAAGAATGAGAAAAGACTGCGGGACAGTCATTCAGAAGACAG GAATATTGAAGTCATGAAGCAGCGGCTGAAGGACTTGTGGAAGGAAGGAGCACGGTTGTGTTTGGTTCCAGGATCTACGGGAGAAGTGGCAAAG AATCCAACCACGAAAGAGCCAATGTACTGTATTAGTT GCCATCGAGGCTTATCTATCACAGCTGCCCTGACAGTTGTCAATGTAGCACTCTGA
- the katnbl1 gene encoding KATNB1-like protein 1 isoform X2 produces the protein MKQVDIINKEELDKERFQVHYGVHSPGKGKRLSSVKRKGYPAVEVGLKLHRKTSDVDRDRVRGMANKENELTCSDDVRGMHYNDNCGLPVNSAEASKMAGASSKYGDFTELSKDHEAMTRVLFGRNLRLKVAQTLWRRNASELVAYLIRIQDTGVLLDCLPVLTNNLQTEAPCLSLGCCVDLMPQVRVILASKYEEHITVGLHWVQSVIRKWWPELSKNEKRLRDSHSEDRNIEVMKQRLKDLWKEGARLCLVPGSTGEVAKAIEAYLSQLP, from the exons ATGAAGCAG GTGGATATTATAAATAAGGAAGAATTAGATAAAGAAAG ATTTCAAGTCCATTACGGAGTACACAGCCCAGGCAAAGGGAAGCGATTGTCATCTGTCAAGAGGAAGGGTTATCCAGCGGTGGAGGTGGGCTTAAAGCTGCACCGCAAAACATCAGATGTAGACCGTGACCGTGTCCGCGGCATGGCCAACAAAGAAAATGAGCTGACGTGCTCCGATGATGTGCGGGGCATGCACTACAATGACAACTGCGGGCTCCCTGTGAACTCTGCGGAGGCCTCCAAGATGGCAGGGGCCAGCTCCAAGTACGGTGACTTTACTGAG CTGTCAAAGGACCATGAAGCTATGACTCGCGTACTCTTTGGAAGGAATCTGCGACTAAAAGTAGCCCAAACACTATGGCGAAGAAACGCCAGTGAATTAGTGGCCTACCTAATAAG AATTCAAGACACAGGGGTGCTGCTTGACTGCTTACCTGTCTTAACAAACAA CCTTCAAACTGAAGCACCATGTTTGTCACTTGGCTGCTGTGTTGACCTCATGCCCCAAGTGAGAGTGATTCTTGCCAGTAAATATGAAGA acaCATAACGGTGGGTTTACACTGGGTTCAATCCGTCATCAGGAAGTGGTGGCCAGAACTTTCTAAGAATGAGAAAAGACTGCGGGACAGTCATTCAGAAGACAG GAATATTGAAGTCATGAAGCAGCGGCTGAAGGACTTGTGGAAGGAAGGAGCACGGTTGTGTTTGGTTCCAGGATCTACGGGAGAAGTGGCAAAG GCCATCGAGGCTTATCTATCACAGCTGCCCTGA
- the katnbl1 gene encoding KATNB1-like protein 1 isoform X3 yields the protein MANKENELTCSDDVRGMHYNDNCGLPVNSAEASKMAGASSKYGDFTELSKDHEAMTRVLFGRNLRLKVAQTLWRRNASELVAYLIRIQDTGVLLDCLPVLTNNLQTEAPCLSLGCCVDLMPQVRVILASKYEEHITVGLHWVQSVIRKWWPELSKNEKRLRDSHSEDRNIEVMKQRLKDLWKEGARLCLVPGSTGEVAKNPTTKEPMYCISCHRGLSITAALTVVNVAL from the exons ATGGCCAACAAAGAAAATGAGCTGACGTGCTCCGATGATGTGCGGGGCATGCACTACAATGACAACTGCGGGCTCCCTGTGAACTCTGCGGAGGCCTCCAAGATGGCAGGGGCCAGCTCCAAGTACGGTGACTTTACTGAG CTGTCAAAGGACCATGAAGCTATGACTCGCGTACTCTTTGGAAGGAATCTGCGACTAAAAGTAGCCCAAACACTATGGCGAAGAAACGCCAGTGAATTAGTGGCCTACCTAATAAG AATTCAAGACACAGGGGTGCTGCTTGACTGCTTACCTGTCTTAACAAACAA CCTTCAAACTGAAGCACCATGTTTGTCACTTGGCTGCTGTGTTGACCTCATGCCCCAAGTGAGAGTGATTCTTGCCAGTAAATATGAAGA acaCATAACGGTGGGTTTACACTGGGTTCAATCCGTCATCAGGAAGTGGTGGCCAGAACTTTCTAAGAATGAGAAAAGACTGCGGGACAGTCATTCAGAAGACAG GAATATTGAAGTCATGAAGCAGCGGCTGAAGGACTTGTGGAAGGAAGGAGCACGGTTGTGTTTGGTTCCAGGATCTACGGGAGAAGTGGCAAAG AATCCAACCACGAAAGAGCCAATGTACTGTATTAGTT GCCATCGAGGCTTATCTATCACAGCTGCCCTGACAGTTGTCAATGTAGCACTCTGA
- the emc7b gene encoding ER membrane protein complex subunit 7 yields the protein MLRIERIQLLWVFIQAALVVAWCFTDMETGPGAGVSTQSNGDRFKIEGRAIVPGIKTQDWVSTARILVEGEEYVGFVRTDGSFAVNDVPSGSYVVEVVTPNYRFEPVRVDITSKGKMRARLVNYIKTSEVIRQPYPLQIRANGPHSYFMKRETWGWTDFLMNPMVMMMVLPLLIIVLLPKVVNTNDPEMRKEMEQSMNMLNPNPELPDVSELMTKLFSGSKGSSKAGGSSKGTRPAAKRR from the exons ATGTTGCGCATCGAGAGAATACAGCTGCTATGGGTTTTTATACAGGCTGCGCTCGTCGTGGCGTGGTGTTTCACTGACATGGAAACAGGGCCTGGCGCAGGTGTGTCGACACAGTCGAACGGAGATCGGTTCAAAATCGAGGGAAGAGCGATAGTTCCGGGGATAAAAACACAAGACTGGGTCTCCACGGCCAGAATCCTAGTAGAAGGTGAAGAATACGTTGGTTTTGTGAG AACTGATGGAAGTTTTGCTGTGAATGACGTCCCCTCAGGATCCTACGTTGTGGAAGTTGTCACCCCTAACTATCGATTTGAACCAGTACGTGTTGATATCACATCCAAGGGCAAAATGAG GGCGCGTCTTGTGAACTATATCAAGACTTCAGAAGTAATTCGCCAGCCATATCCTCTTCAAATCCGGGCTAATGGTCCTCACAGCTACTTCATGAAGAGAGAAACCTGGGGCTGGACAGACTTCCTCATGAACCCAATG GTTATGATGATGGTTTTGCCCCTTTTGATCATTGTTCTGCTGCCTAAGGTGGTCAACACCAATGACCCAGAGATGAGAAAG GAAATGGAGCAGTCCATGAACATGCTAAACCCCAACCCTGAGCTTCCAGATGTCTCTGAACTCATGACCAAGCTCTTCTCGGGCTCCAAGGGCTCCAGCAAGGCAGGTGGCAGCAGCAAGGGCACCAGGCCAGCTGCCAAAAGGAGGTAG
- the LOC123977997 gene encoding muscarinic acetylcholine receptor M5-like has product MDLDPSNSTSANTSLSQAAPHSLLEIITIATASAIVSLITIVGNVLVLLSFKVNSQLKTVNNYYLLSLAFADLIIGVLSMNLYTTYILMGSWPLGNLACDLWLAVDYVASNASVMNLLVISFDRYFSITRPLTYRAKRTPKRAAIMIGLAWLVSFVLWAPPILCWQYFVDKRESDQCQIQFLTQPVITFGTAIAAFYIPVSVMTILYCRIYKETQRRTKDLAELQGLKTENVLEGTKPQKTIIHSCFHFTRERRDQSQASWSSSNQSNATKTTTRSDMAWAKADQITSFNSYTSSEEEEHHVSIETPQGSFKEQSSGNKNGKVTDYTEDQYFSTPQKKSSKKHISYKFKPGSKGKNGNPTIATPCLPEAEQPTKNASPSSSTTSKPMDAVLKNQITKRKRNVLVKEKKAAQTLSAILLAFILTWTPYNIMVLISTFCGTCIPTSLWHLGYWLCYVNSTINPMCYALCNKTFQKTFRMLLLCQWRRRRRGEDKLYWCGQNPNANNKIT; this is encoded by the coding sequence ATGGATTTAGATCCTTCAAACAGCACTTCTGCCAACACATCACTTTCCCAGGCGGCTCCCCACAGCCTTTTGGAGATTATAACCATTGCTACAGCATCCGCCATTGTCAGCTTGATAACTATTGTTGGTAACGTGCTAGTGCTGCTGTCCTTCAAAGTAAACAGCCAGCTGAAAACTGTAAACAACTACTACCTACTGAGTTTGGCTTTCGCTGACCTCATCATAGGAGTGTTGTCCATGAACTTATACACCACGTACATCCTGATGGGTTCTTGGCCCTTGGGAAACCTTGCATGTGATCTCTGGCTAGCAGTGGATTATGTAGCCAGCAATGCTTCAGTTATGAACTTACTCGTCATCAGCTTCGACAGGTACTTCTCCATTACGAGGCCGCTGACTTACAGGGCTAAAAGGACTCCCAAGAGAGCTGCCATCATGATAGGCCTCGCATGGCTGGTGTCTTTTGTCCTCTGGGCGCCACCCATTCTGTGCTGGCAGTACTTCGTAGATAAGAGAGAATCTGACCAGTGCCAGATCCAGTTTTTAACACAGCCTGTGATCACATTTGGGACAGCCATTGCTGCTTTCTACATCCCCGTCTCTGTTATGACCATCCTTTACTGTAGGATCTACAAGGAGACGCAGAGACGGACCAAAGATCTAGCAGAGCTGCAAGGtctcaaaacagaaaatgttctaGAGGGCACTAAACCCCAGAAAACTATCATTCATTCTTGCTTTCATTTCaccagagagaggagagaccaGAGTCAGGCCTCTTGGTCCTCATCTAACCAAAGTAACGCCACTAAAACTACCACTAGATCAGATATGGCATGGGCGAAAGCAGACCAGATCACTTCCTTTAACAGCTACACCtcatctgaagaggaggagcaTCATGTTTCAATAGAAACCCCACAGGGATCTTTCAAAGAGCAAAGTAGTGGTAATAAGAACGGGAAGGTGACTGATTATACAGAAGATCAGTACTTTTCCACTCCTCAGAAGAAGAGCAGTAAAAAGCACATCTCTTATAAGTTCAAACCTGGTTCAAAGGGAAAAAACGGCAACCCTACCATTGCAACACCATGCCTGCCTGAAGCAGAGCAGCCCACGAAGAAtgcctccccttcctcctccaccacctccaaaCCCATGGACGCCGTCCTGAAGAACCAGATCACCAAAAGAAAGAGGAATGTACTGGTGAAGGAGAAGAAGGCGGCCCAGACTCTCAGCGCCATCCTCCTGGCCTTCATCCTCACATGGACGCCGTACAACATCATGGTGCTCATCTCCACTTTCTGTGGCACATGCATCCCTACGTCCCTGTGGCACCTGGGCTACTGGCTGTGCTATGTCAACAGCACTATCAACCCCATGTGCTATGCCCTCTGCAACAAGACCTTTCAGAAGACCTTCCGCATGCTTCTGCTCTgccagtggaggaggaggaggagaggcgaGGACAAGTTGTACTGGTGTGGACAAAATCCCAACGccaacaacaaaatcacataA